One region of Trachemys scripta elegans isolate TJP31775 chromosome 8, CAS_Tse_1.0, whole genome shotgun sequence genomic DNA includes:
- the SHROOM1 gene encoding protein Shroom1 isoform X2, which yields MASYGNEIERWNLKQAGRIAELLEPVASPDYGNRLSPLKSISSIDHLLDSAYSSFSGGSNVPDYHPPSYYNENYCLPLEQLPYMDSEYVRGIYNPNAINSDPKPTHPHKSLELSSHHNSDNTGLSGQYRSTPTHGTLYQPPSPLALPPHPPSPPARLHSYKATRNFENTRGKSNSGNHFDHSVQLATCAQDISNVLLPSDSGTNWVSRSKNEGLMTEENKERDPSQEGTKQNKPHVFIRPSSIIFQEYLKSDSLAKTPDLFCTQNSVQAYKIPEEMTSKSSHSLHTNLSAVNDTQENKQYLFACGVHKPPCREAGLQSRVSESSQQKGQFPCIQCPGWTEEYSSLDQDVLESSAGLKYMDSSLPSEDVLEKLNSSEDKNRCSGSKEENRNDVWELLPNQQIKMQKSPLSDCLDGIETEPTHHGELDFGNKQFSDSADQTSYYRPNDDSPSQFLNGLQRETQANNSGPDLSMNPKEEDILNPVHHRKHQLEFQKKLERQPQDDSASEKINRQTTPLLYYLSGGKNTNILSHKNHTQQDEDSGSLPKTSPRSNRPVSAQPIEIQREINQLQKNKHHLQCTGDDTINETGDVILGSSASSVDESFKNDYREKLKVAQRKVLRETSFKRKDLQMSLPIRLKQKPSKRPSIDHLRSLSLSSANEDAKLIHPPKCLENSSKDEETKRPQAARIGGRKRITEEQKKLCYSEPEKLNKLDDQQDQGVPWREESTGVRLDEINEQDAMAGRRKILENRGSALASSNLSKTELKQIQHTALIEYMERKIAQRPASALQKPPLQKRPSNAKRLPEGKTSSADISRKTQNNEVICQFLSPERIPEPSPALIATGIWTSRHSASSSATEAVHSKPKSAARETDRNCTGKCASAENLLPSGTSASSKDRERSKSSPSPAWDLHRCTTFPASSIQGCENYPTIPSFLAKNEVELAEEKDCVRDEKQRVCTARGRGKSMEEIGISETVRLSLLSQSTDQLHHMKSLHILPVPGLERGKNSSAANHQSDLHSTKSVSGNLPIQTNTEDIVGLKRSDTIVQKLEGLPSTTKPYGISLSTENLPPWCVSSLGTLQSPLLHSESPLHSALPLSSVEEDNVFFNDSVTNGLEITSKPSCLYGQSDTLVSRTDMPESLLTVALEEKQSKAEQKARLQIPEKDESSLGSRNEENKDSSGVVNSCCPDVKELTPEIPILFPRRGGNEETQVEKECRVKCLAGNASKGTPRLQLEANDIALSQEKINCHTASSAQSEQGDKISSSALNEKAAYNSQNPVLPEKETDFPKRRLKSPEDQRYEELAMEIIAKDNSLADILIPCPTRKTALDLLEGLFPVNISVSDRSHRNKGARMREEVQPVLENDRKSIDGPTEPCSEAERSAGHSTEDPNSNMNQILIKNGDGSSDLDDITSKKKELISSIQSKLHTLWEERELVLSETKEYALRGKELEAMVQDVCKPNEYERYLMFIGDLEKVVSLLLCLSSRLARVQNAMRKINENTDAEEKQSLNERHNLLSRQREDAKDLKENLDRRERVVSGILSKYLTDKQLQDYKHFVQVKTSLLIEQKDLEEQIKFLEEQLEILEKSILL from the exons ATGGCTTCCTATGGGAATGAAATAGAACGATGGAACCTCAAGCAAGCTGGCAGAATTGCAGAACTGTTGGAGCCAGTGGCCTCACCTGATTATGGAAACAGGCTCTCGCCACTTAAATCCATCAGCAGCATAGACCACCTCTTAGACTCTGCTTACAGCTCTTTCTCTGGTGGCTCAAACGTTCCAGATTATCATCCTCCATCATATTATAATGAAAACTATTGTCTGCCCTTAGAGCAATTGCCATATATGGACTCGGAATATGTAAGAGGAATTTATAATCCTAATGCAATAAACTCTGATCCTAAACCCACACATCCGCACAAGTCACTGGAGCTGAGTAGTCATCACAACTCTGACAATACTGGGCTCAGTGGACAATACAGAAGCACTCCTACCCATGGGACTTTATATCAGCCACCATCACCTCTGGCTTTACCCCCTCATCCACCATCACCACCAGCACGACTTCATAGCTATAAAGCTACCAGAAATTTTGAAAATACAAGAGGGAAATCTAATTCTGGAAATCATTTTGACCATAGTGTGCAACTAGCTACTTGTGCTCAGGATATTAGCAATGTCCTTCTCCCCTCTGATTCAGGGACAAACTGGGTATCCAGGTCGAAGAATGAGGGGCTAATGACCGAGGAAAACAAAGAGAGGGATCCATCCCAAGAGGGCACAAAGCAAAACAAGCCTCATGTTTTCATCAGACCCTCGTCTATTATTTTTCAAGAATATTTAAAGTCTGATTCTTTGGCTAAGACCCCAGATCTTTTCTGTACTCAGAATTCAGTCCAAGCTTATAAAATTCCTGAGGAGATGACCTCTAAGTCCTCTCATTCACTGCATACCAACCTCAGTGCTGTTAATGATACACAAGAGAACAAACAGTATCTTTTTGCCTGTGGTGTACACAAACCACCCTGTAGAGAAGCAGGTTTGCAAAGCCGGGTCTCAGAATCCAGCCAACAAAAGGGACAGTTTCCCTGCATACAGTGCCCAGGCTGGACTGAAGAGTATTCAAGCTTGGATCAGGATGTATTGGAGAGTAGTGCAGGCTTAAAATACATGGACAGTTCTCTTCCAAGTGAAGATGTGTTGGAGAAACTGAACAGCTCTGAGGACAAGAATCGGTGCTCTGGCTCCAAAGAAGAAAACAGGAATGATGTTTGGGAACTACTTCCCAATCAACAGATCAAAATGCAGAAATCACCACTGTCCGACTGCTTGGATGGTATAGAAACAGAGCCTACTCACCATGGGGAATTGGATTTTGGAAATAAGCAATTTTCTGATAGTGCTGACCAAACATCTTATTACAGACCAAACGATGACTCCCCATCCCAATTTCTAAATGGACTCCAGAGAGAAACACAAGCTAACAATAGCGGTCCTGACCTTAGCATGAACCCAAAGGAAGAGGACATCCTAAATCCTGTTCATCATAGAAAACACCAACTTGAATTTCAAAAGAAGCTTGAAAGGCAGCCTCAGGATGATTCTGCCAGTGAAAAGATAAACAGGCAGACAACTCCTCTCCTTTATTACCTTTCTGGTGGGAAAAACACCAACATTCTGAGTCACAAAAATCACACTCAGCAAGATGAGGACTCGGGGAGTTTGCCTAAGACCTCTCCAAGGAGCAATCGCCCTGTTTCTGCACAACCTATAGAGATACAAAGAGAAATTAACCAGCTTCAAAAGAACAAACACCATCTTCAGTGCACAGGGGATGATACCATTAATGAGACTGGTGATGTAATTCTGGGGAGCTCTGCTTCATCAGTGGATGAGAGTTTCAAGAATGATTACAGGGAAAAACTTAAAGTTGCTCAAAGAAAGGTCCTGAGAGAAACATCTTTCAAAAGAAAGGATTTACAGATGAGTTTGCCCATAAGGCTGAAGCAGAAACCCTCCAAAAGACCTTCAATTGATCATCTCAGATCGTTGTCCTTATCCAGTGCAAATGAGGATGCTAAATTGATTCATCCTCCCAAGTGTCTGGAAAACAGCAGTAAAGATGAAGAAACAAAGAGGCCACAAGCTGCTCGAATAGGAGGAAGAAAAAGGATaacagaagaacaaaagaaattgtgCTATTCTGAACCCGAGAAGCTCAATAAACTGGACGATCAGCAAGATCAGGGTGTACCATGGAGGGAAGAAAGCACAGGGGTCAGGTTGGATGAAATTAATGAACAAGATGCAATGGCAGGCAGAAGAAAGATTCTGGAAAACCGAGGGAGTGCGCTTGCCAGTTCCAATCTCTCCAAGACCGAGTTGAAGCAAATCCAGCATACTGCACTTATTGAATACATGGAACGAAAGATTGCACAAAGGCCTGCTAGTGCTCTGCAGAAACCGCCCCTGCAGAAAAGGCCTTCCAATGCTAAGAGGCTTCCTGAGGGCAAGACTTCCAGTGCAGATATTAGCAGAAAGACCCAAAATAATGAGGTAATCTGCCAATTTCTCTCTCCAGAAAGAATTCCAGAACCCTCCCCTGCTTTAATTGCCACAGGGATCTGGACCAGTAGACACAGTGCTAGTTCTTCTGCTACTGAGGCAGTACATTCAAAACCCAAGTCTGCTGCCAGGGAAACAGACAGAAACTGCACCGGCAAATGTGCTTCAGCTGAAAATCTCCTTCCATCAGGGACTTCTGCATCCAGCAAAGATCGAGAACGATCAAAATCATCTCCTTCTCCTGCATGG GACCTTCATAGATGTACAACTTTCCCGGCATCATCAATTCAAGGTTGTGAAAACTATCCCACCATCCCCAG CTTTCTAGCGAAGAATGAAGTCGAGTTGGCAGAGGAAAAAGACTGTGTGAGAGATGAAAAGCAGCGAGTCTGCACAGCCAGAGGAAGAGGAAAGTCTATGGAAGAAATTGGAATTTCAGAAACTGTAAGACTTTCATTGTTGAGCCAAAGCACAGATCAGCTTCATCACATGAAAAGCCTGCACATCTTGCCAGTGCCTGGACTCGAACGTGGTAAAAACAGCTCAGCTGCAAACCATCAAAGTGATCTGCACAGCACCAAGTCTGTATCAGGAAATCTGCCCATACAAACAAATACTGAAGACATTGTGGGGCTCAAGAGATCAGATACAATAGTCCAAAAACTTGAAGGGCTTCCTAGCACAACAAAGCCCTATGGCATTTCCTTAAGTACTGAAAATCTACCCCCATGGTGTGTATCCTCCCTGGGCACATTGCAATCTCCACTACTACATTCAGAGTCTCCTCTTCACTCTGCACTGCCCCTGTCTTCTGTGGAAGAAGACAATGTTTTCTTCAATGACTCCGTCACTAATGGCTTAGAAATAACGTCAAAGCCTTCTTGTCTCTATGGACAAAGTGATACTTTAGTTTCAAGGACAGACATGCCAGAATCTCTCCTGACAGTTGCCTTGGAGGAAAAGCAAAGTaaagcagaacaaaaagccaG ACTCCAGATTCCTGAGAAAGACGAATCCAGTCTTGGGAGTAGGAATGAGGAGAATAAAGACAGTAGTGGAGTTGTGAATTCATGTTGTCCAGATGTCAAGGAACTAACTCCTGAAATCCCTATTCTGTTCCCCAGAAGAGGAGGCAATGAAGAGACTCAGGTGGAAAAAGAATGCAGAGTAAAATGTCTGGCTggaaatgcttcaaagggaaccCCCCGTCTGCAATTAGAAGCAAATGATATTGCACTTTcccaggaaaaaataaattgcCACACGGCATCATCAGCTCAGTCCGAGCAAGGAGATAAAATCAGTAGTTCAGCCTTAAATGAAAAAGCAGCATACAACAGCCAGAATCCTGTCCTGCCAGAAAAGGAGACAGATTTTCCTAAAAGGAGACTGAAATCCCCTGAAGACCAGAGATATGAAGAACTTGCTATGGAAATCATTGCCAAAGACAATTCTCTGGCTGATATCCTCATCCCTTGTCCTACTAGAAAAACTGCACTAGACCTCCTGGAGGGcctttttcctgttaacatttcAGTGTCTGACAGATCACACAGGAATAAGGGAGCTAGGATGAGAGAAGAGGTGCAGCCTGTTCTAGAAAATGA CAGGAAAAGTATTGACGGTCCAACAGAACCATGTTCTGAAGCTGAACGCAGTGCAGGTCACAGTACAGAAGATCCCAATTCTAACATGAACCAAATCCTGATTAAGAATGGAGATGGTTCAAGTGACCTTGATGACATCACTTCCAAGAAA AAGGAACTTATTTCTAGCATCCAATCAAAACTGCACACCCTCTGGGAAGAAAGGGAACTTGTCCTATCCGAAACCAAGGAGTATGCTCTGCGTGGCAAAGAGCTAGAGGCAATGGTACAAGATGTCTGCAAGCCCAATGAATATGAGCGCTACCTGATGTTCATTGGTGATCTGGAAAAGGTAGTGAGCCTGCTGCTCTGTTTGTCCAGCCGCCTCGCTCGCGTCCAAAATGCCATGAGGAAAATCAATGAGAATACAGATGCTGAGGAGAAG CAATCATTAAATGAGCGGCACAACCTCCTGTCTAGACAGCGGGAAGATGCAAAAGATCTGAAAGAAAACCTGGATCGCAGGGAAAGAGTGGTTTCTGGTATCCTTTCCAAATACCTGACTGACAAGCAACTCCAGGACTACAAACACTTTGTTCAAGTGAAGACCTCTTTACTGATTGAACAGAAAGACCTTGAGGAGCAGATTAAATTTCTCGAGGAGCAGCTGGAGATCCTAGAGAAGAGCATCCTGCTCTGA
- the SHROOM1 gene encoding protein Shroom1 isoform X1 gives MASYGNEIERWNLKQAGRIAELLEPVASPDYGNRLSPLKSISSIDHLLDSAYSSFSGGSNVPDYHPPSYYNENYCLPLEQLPYMDSEYVRGIYNPNAINSDPKPTHPHKSLELSSHHNSDNTGLSGQYRSTPTHGTLYQPPSPLALPPHPPSPPARLHSYKATRNFENTRGKSNSGNHFDHSVQLATCAQDISNVLLPSDSGTNWVSRSKNEGLMTEENKERDPSQEGTKQNKPHVFIRPSSIIFQEYLKSDSLAKTPDLFCTQNSVQAYKIPEEMTSKSSHSLHTNLSAVNDTQENKQYLFACGVHKPPCREAGLQSRVSESSQQKGQFPCIQCPGWTEEYSSLDQDVLESSAGLKYMDSSLPSEDVLEKLNSSEDKNRCSGSKEENRNDVWELLPNQQIKMQKSPLSDCLDGIETEPTHHGELDFGNKQFSDSADQTSYYRPNDDSPSQFLNGLQRETQANNSGPDLSMNPKEEDILNPVHHRKHQLEFQKKLERQPQDDSASEKINRQTTPLLYYLSGGKNTNILSHKNHTQQDEDSGSLPKTSPRSNRPVSAQPIEIQREINQLQKNKHHLQCTGDDTINETGDVILGSSASSVDESFKNDYREKLKVAQRKVLRETSFKRKDLQMSLPIRLKQKPSKRPSIDHLRSLSLSSANEDAKLIHPPKCLENSSKDEETKRPQAARIGGRKRITEEQKKLCYSEPEKLNKLDDQQDQGVPWREESTGVRLDEINEQDAMAGRRKILENRGSALASSNLSKTELKQIQHTALIEYMERKIAQRPASALQKPPLQKRPSNAKRLPEGKTSSADISRKTQNNEVICQFLSPERIPEPSPALIATGIWTSRHSASSSATEAVHSKPKSAARETDRNCTGKCASAENLLPSGTSASSKDRERSKSSPSPAWDLHRCTTFPASSIQGCENYPTIPSFLAKNEVELAEEKDCVRDEKQRVCTARGRGKSMEEIGISETVRLSLLSQSTDQLHHMKSLHILPVPGLERGKNSSAANHQSDLHSTKSVSGNLPIQTNTEDIVGLKRSDTIVQKLEGLPSTTKPYGISLSTENLPPWCVSSLGTLQSPLLHSESPLHSALPLSSVEEDNVFFNDSVTNGLEITSKPSCLYGQSDTLVSRTDMPESLLTVALEEKQSKAEQKARLQIPEKDESSLGSRNEENKDSSGVVNSCCPDVKELTPEIPILFPRRGGNEETQVEKECRVKCLAGNASKGTPRLQLEANDIALSQEKINCHTASSAQSEQGDKISSSALNEKAAYNSQNPVLPEKETDFPKRRLKSPEDQRYEELAMEIIAKDNSLADILIPCPTRKTALDLLEGLFPVNISVSDRSHRNKGARMREEVQPVLENDSRKSIDGPTEPCSEAERSAGHSTEDPNSNMNQILIKNGDGSSDLDDITSKKKELISSIQSKLHTLWEERELVLSETKEYALRGKELEAMVQDVCKPNEYERYLMFIGDLEKVVSLLLCLSSRLARVQNAMRKINENTDAEEKQSLNERHNLLSRQREDAKDLKENLDRRERVVSGILSKYLTDKQLQDYKHFVQVKTSLLIEQKDLEEQIKFLEEQLEILEKSILL, from the exons ATGGCTTCCTATGGGAATGAAATAGAACGATGGAACCTCAAGCAAGCTGGCAGAATTGCAGAACTGTTGGAGCCAGTGGCCTCACCTGATTATGGAAACAGGCTCTCGCCACTTAAATCCATCAGCAGCATAGACCACCTCTTAGACTCTGCTTACAGCTCTTTCTCTGGTGGCTCAAACGTTCCAGATTATCATCCTCCATCATATTATAATGAAAACTATTGTCTGCCCTTAGAGCAATTGCCATATATGGACTCGGAATATGTAAGAGGAATTTATAATCCTAATGCAATAAACTCTGATCCTAAACCCACACATCCGCACAAGTCACTGGAGCTGAGTAGTCATCACAACTCTGACAATACTGGGCTCAGTGGACAATACAGAAGCACTCCTACCCATGGGACTTTATATCAGCCACCATCACCTCTGGCTTTACCCCCTCATCCACCATCACCACCAGCACGACTTCATAGCTATAAAGCTACCAGAAATTTTGAAAATACAAGAGGGAAATCTAATTCTGGAAATCATTTTGACCATAGTGTGCAACTAGCTACTTGTGCTCAGGATATTAGCAATGTCCTTCTCCCCTCTGATTCAGGGACAAACTGGGTATCCAGGTCGAAGAATGAGGGGCTAATGACCGAGGAAAACAAAGAGAGGGATCCATCCCAAGAGGGCACAAAGCAAAACAAGCCTCATGTTTTCATCAGACCCTCGTCTATTATTTTTCAAGAATATTTAAAGTCTGATTCTTTGGCTAAGACCCCAGATCTTTTCTGTACTCAGAATTCAGTCCAAGCTTATAAAATTCCTGAGGAGATGACCTCTAAGTCCTCTCATTCACTGCATACCAACCTCAGTGCTGTTAATGATACACAAGAGAACAAACAGTATCTTTTTGCCTGTGGTGTACACAAACCACCCTGTAGAGAAGCAGGTTTGCAAAGCCGGGTCTCAGAATCCAGCCAACAAAAGGGACAGTTTCCCTGCATACAGTGCCCAGGCTGGACTGAAGAGTATTCAAGCTTGGATCAGGATGTATTGGAGAGTAGTGCAGGCTTAAAATACATGGACAGTTCTCTTCCAAGTGAAGATGTGTTGGAGAAACTGAACAGCTCTGAGGACAAGAATCGGTGCTCTGGCTCCAAAGAAGAAAACAGGAATGATGTTTGGGAACTACTTCCCAATCAACAGATCAAAATGCAGAAATCACCACTGTCCGACTGCTTGGATGGTATAGAAACAGAGCCTACTCACCATGGGGAATTGGATTTTGGAAATAAGCAATTTTCTGATAGTGCTGACCAAACATCTTATTACAGACCAAACGATGACTCCCCATCCCAATTTCTAAATGGACTCCAGAGAGAAACACAAGCTAACAATAGCGGTCCTGACCTTAGCATGAACCCAAAGGAAGAGGACATCCTAAATCCTGTTCATCATAGAAAACACCAACTTGAATTTCAAAAGAAGCTTGAAAGGCAGCCTCAGGATGATTCTGCCAGTGAAAAGATAAACAGGCAGACAACTCCTCTCCTTTATTACCTTTCTGGTGGGAAAAACACCAACATTCTGAGTCACAAAAATCACACTCAGCAAGATGAGGACTCGGGGAGTTTGCCTAAGACCTCTCCAAGGAGCAATCGCCCTGTTTCTGCACAACCTATAGAGATACAAAGAGAAATTAACCAGCTTCAAAAGAACAAACACCATCTTCAGTGCACAGGGGATGATACCATTAATGAGACTGGTGATGTAATTCTGGGGAGCTCTGCTTCATCAGTGGATGAGAGTTTCAAGAATGATTACAGGGAAAAACTTAAAGTTGCTCAAAGAAAGGTCCTGAGAGAAACATCTTTCAAAAGAAAGGATTTACAGATGAGTTTGCCCATAAGGCTGAAGCAGAAACCCTCCAAAAGACCTTCAATTGATCATCTCAGATCGTTGTCCTTATCCAGTGCAAATGAGGATGCTAAATTGATTCATCCTCCCAAGTGTCTGGAAAACAGCAGTAAAGATGAAGAAACAAAGAGGCCACAAGCTGCTCGAATAGGAGGAAGAAAAAGGATaacagaagaacaaaagaaattgtgCTATTCTGAACCCGAGAAGCTCAATAAACTGGACGATCAGCAAGATCAGGGTGTACCATGGAGGGAAGAAAGCACAGGGGTCAGGTTGGATGAAATTAATGAACAAGATGCAATGGCAGGCAGAAGAAAGATTCTGGAAAACCGAGGGAGTGCGCTTGCCAGTTCCAATCTCTCCAAGACCGAGTTGAAGCAAATCCAGCATACTGCACTTATTGAATACATGGAACGAAAGATTGCACAAAGGCCTGCTAGTGCTCTGCAGAAACCGCCCCTGCAGAAAAGGCCTTCCAATGCTAAGAGGCTTCCTGAGGGCAAGACTTCCAGTGCAGATATTAGCAGAAAGACCCAAAATAATGAGGTAATCTGCCAATTTCTCTCTCCAGAAAGAATTCCAGAACCCTCCCCTGCTTTAATTGCCACAGGGATCTGGACCAGTAGACACAGTGCTAGTTCTTCTGCTACTGAGGCAGTACATTCAAAACCCAAGTCTGCTGCCAGGGAAACAGACAGAAACTGCACCGGCAAATGTGCTTCAGCTGAAAATCTCCTTCCATCAGGGACTTCTGCATCCAGCAAAGATCGAGAACGATCAAAATCATCTCCTTCTCCTGCATGG GACCTTCATAGATGTACAACTTTCCCGGCATCATCAATTCAAGGTTGTGAAAACTATCCCACCATCCCCAG CTTTCTAGCGAAGAATGAAGTCGAGTTGGCAGAGGAAAAAGACTGTGTGAGAGATGAAAAGCAGCGAGTCTGCACAGCCAGAGGAAGAGGAAAGTCTATGGAAGAAATTGGAATTTCAGAAACTGTAAGACTTTCATTGTTGAGCCAAAGCACAGATCAGCTTCATCACATGAAAAGCCTGCACATCTTGCCAGTGCCTGGACTCGAACGTGGTAAAAACAGCTCAGCTGCAAACCATCAAAGTGATCTGCACAGCACCAAGTCTGTATCAGGAAATCTGCCCATACAAACAAATACTGAAGACATTGTGGGGCTCAAGAGATCAGATACAATAGTCCAAAAACTTGAAGGGCTTCCTAGCACAACAAAGCCCTATGGCATTTCCTTAAGTACTGAAAATCTACCCCCATGGTGTGTATCCTCCCTGGGCACATTGCAATCTCCACTACTACATTCAGAGTCTCCTCTTCACTCTGCACTGCCCCTGTCTTCTGTGGAAGAAGACAATGTTTTCTTCAATGACTCCGTCACTAATGGCTTAGAAATAACGTCAAAGCCTTCTTGTCTCTATGGACAAAGTGATACTTTAGTTTCAAGGACAGACATGCCAGAATCTCTCCTGACAGTTGCCTTGGAGGAAAAGCAAAGTaaagcagaacaaaaagccaG ACTCCAGATTCCTGAGAAAGACGAATCCAGTCTTGGGAGTAGGAATGAGGAGAATAAAGACAGTAGTGGAGTTGTGAATTCATGTTGTCCAGATGTCAAGGAACTAACTCCTGAAATCCCTATTCTGTTCCCCAGAAGAGGAGGCAATGAAGAGACTCAGGTGGAAAAAGAATGCAGAGTAAAATGTCTGGCTggaaatgcttcaaagggaaccCCCCGTCTGCAATTAGAAGCAAATGATATTGCACTTTcccaggaaaaaataaattgcCACACGGCATCATCAGCTCAGTCCGAGCAAGGAGATAAAATCAGTAGTTCAGCCTTAAATGAAAAAGCAGCATACAACAGCCAGAATCCTGTCCTGCCAGAAAAGGAGACAGATTTTCCTAAAAGGAGACTGAAATCCCCTGAAGACCAGAGATATGAAGAACTTGCTATGGAAATCATTGCCAAAGACAATTCTCTGGCTGATATCCTCATCCCTTGTCCTACTAGAAAAACTGCACTAGACCTCCTGGAGGGcctttttcctgttaacatttcAGTGTCTGACAGATCACACAGGAATAAGGGAGCTAGGATGAGAGAAGAGGTGCAGCCTGTTCTAGAAAATGA TAGCAGGAAAAGTATTGACGGTCCAACAGAACCATGTTCTGAAGCTGAACGCAGTGCAGGTCACAGTACAGAAGATCCCAATTCTAACATGAACCAAATCCTGATTAAGAATGGAGATGGTTCAAGTGACCTTGATGACATCACTTCCAAGAAA AAGGAACTTATTTCTAGCATCCAATCAAAACTGCACACCCTCTGGGAAGAAAGGGAACTTGTCCTATCCGAAACCAAGGAGTATGCTCTGCGTGGCAAAGAGCTAGAGGCAATGGTACAAGATGTCTGCAAGCCCAATGAATATGAGCGCTACCTGATGTTCATTGGTGATCTGGAAAAGGTAGTGAGCCTGCTGCTCTGTTTGTCCAGCCGCCTCGCTCGCGTCCAAAATGCCATGAGGAAAATCAATGAGAATACAGATGCTGAGGAGAAG CAATCATTAAATGAGCGGCACAACCTCCTGTCTAGACAGCGGGAAGATGCAAAAGATCTGAAAGAAAACCTGGATCGCAGGGAAAGAGTGGTTTCTGGTATCCTTTCCAAATACCTGACTGACAAGCAACTCCAGGACTACAAACACTTTGTTCAAGTGAAGACCTCTTTACTGATTGAACAGAAAGACCTTGAGGAGCAGATTAAATTTCTCGAGGAGCAGCTGGAGATCCTAGAGAAGAGCATCCTGCTCTGA